The Virgibacillus sp. SK37 region ACCTTATTACACCTAATACTAAATTCATTTATTGCTAAAAAGTAACTCTTAGCGTAGGAAAATACGGAGACTTCTGGGGGAGATGAGGCATAGGTGAGACCCCGGAATGCGTTATAGGGGCTGGAAGGCTAAAGTCGCGACGTCCTGTCGCAACGCCTTCATGGCCAACATCGTGTTGGCCCGAGGCTCATCAGCCGCCCCCGAAAAGCGCAGTGTTTTCCGTAGCGGTGGTATAACCAAATTCAATATTTCAGTGAGCTTTCCAAATACAAAGTTATTTTTCATACATAACTGAAATATCACAAGTTAGTTCGGAGTTTATTTATAATCATTGAATAACCACAACATATATATTAGAACCTTTGTTTCAAATCAATAGGGAAGGGATACATATTTGGTAAGGAGGGTGAAATCAAAATGACAGCAGAAGTAGCGATAATGAATAAATTAGGTATGGCACTTGCAGCAGATAGTGCGATCACAAGTGGCAGAGATGGCGTTCAAAAAGTATACAATTCAGCAAACAAACTTTTTTCACTATCCAAACACCATCCAGTAGGAATAATGGTATATGGAGCAGCATCCTTTATGGAAGTTCCTTGGGATATAATTATTAAATCATACAGAGAATATTTAGGAGATAAGAAATTCGATAACCTCTCCTATTACTTCGAAAACTTTCTCGATTTCTTACGCCAGGACAATCGTTTTGGAAGAGAAGATATTGAACATATTATTGTATACCGAACTTTTTCAGATATCCTTAAACGGCTAGTAAGAGGCGTAGAAGAGGAAGTCTCTTCACTAGATGATACCAACGAAATCACCACTATTCTAGCGGAAAGAGCGAAAGAACAACTAAGTTATTATAAACAAAAAAAAGATTGGTTAGAGCTGGATTACACAACCTTTCAGAAATCCTTTAACTCTGTCATTACAGAAGTTAGGGAGGAGTTTATTGTTTACAAAACCCCGGACGAATTGAATGACCTTTTAAATGAGTTGGCATATGAAGTGACCAAGTCCGACTATTATAGTCTTGGTAGCACGGGTATCGTATTTTGCGGATATGGAGAGAAAGAAATCTTTCCTCATCTACTAAATTATCGGTTGGAAGGATTTGTAAATGGTCAATTAAAATATAAAAAGTTAAAAGACAAAGAGATAAGTTATACCTCAGATAAAAAAGCAGGGACAGCAGCAATTTTGCCTTTTGCTCAGAGAGAAATGGTAGATTCCTTTATGTACGGTATTGAACCAACAATGGAGGATACCATCTTCAGTATCGTTGAAGAGGTTTTAACAAATTACCATGAACAAATCAAAAAGCATTTGAATATCGACTTAACAGATAAACAGGTTAAGGAAACCAGAAGATTGGGTAATGAAGTATATGAGTCTATACAGTCCTCTGTCAATGAGTATCAACAGTCTAACTATATTGAACCATTGCTTGGTGTAGTACGCTCGCTACCTAAAGAAGAATTGGCTGAGATGGCTGAAGCACTTGTTAACTTGACTTCTTTTAAAAGAAGGGTGACAAGAGCTACAGAATCAGTAGGACCTCCTATTGATGTTGCGGTGATAACCAAAGGAGACGGATTTATTTGGATGAAACGGAAAAATTACGTGAATTCCGAGATTAATGCTTTTGAATAAAAGCACATGGAGAGGCGGATGATTATGGTTAAAAAGGAGAGGCCATATAAGCAAACATTGTTTAATTTATCCGAGCAGGATCGATTGGAGCTTGATTTGGAAGATCAGTCCCAGAATGAAAAAGATGAAGTCATTGACAGAGTATATAAGAAGATAGACGAAAAGAATAAACACTTTAAAAAAGATAATGTTTAGTAAAAGGGTTATCGTGGAATTACATGTACTGTAGCGTCAGTAACAACTTATAACCCGGGTAAATAGTTGCTACAAAATCACAGAGCAAAATGTAGTTTAAAAATATTTAGATGTGGAATCAACACTACTGTAGAAGCTTACAAATACTATTTTCAAAAGGAGATGTTAAGCATGGCTAAAAATAACGAAAAGAACAACAAAATGTCTCTAGAAGAAGCAGGTAAAAAAGGCGGAGAAACTACAGCAAAGAAACATGATCAAGAATTCTATGAAGAGATCGGTCAAAAAGGCGGAGAAACCACAGCTAAAGAACATGACAAGGAATTTTTCCAAGATATTGGTAAAAAGGGTGGAGAAACTACCGCCAAAAATCATGACAAAGAATTTTATGAGGATATTGGACAAAAGGGCGGCGAAAAAAGAGCCCAGCAAAGAAAAAATGATTAAAACTAATTCTATTTAAAAATATGTCGTAGGAAAATGCGTACAGTAAAACCGTTAAAATACTTGGAAGGAGATGTTAAGCATGGCTAAGAATAATGAAAAGAACAACAAAATGTCTCTAGAAGAAGCAGGTAAAAAAGGCGGAAACACAACTGCTCGTAACCATGATCAAGAATTCTATGAGGAGATTGGCCAAAAAGGCGGCAAGACAACAGCGAAGAACCATGACCAAGAATTCTATGAAGACATCGGCCAAAAAGGCGGAGAAACCACAGCAAAGAACCATGATCAGGAATTCTATGAAGAAATTGGCCAAAAAGGCGGCAAGACAACAGCAAAGAATCATGACCAGGAATTCTATGAAGACATCGGTCAAAAAGGCGGAGAAGCTAGAAGCCGCCAAAGAAAGAATAATAGAAATTCCTAATTAAATAAATGAAAAAAGAGAAGGAGCATGCATAGCTCCTTCTCTTTTTTGTTCTCTATTAATTAAAATCCACTACGGCAGAGAGTTTTATCCATTACTTTCAACCCCCTTCCTCTCGTATAACTAATAGTTTTAAAGTACGTATAAATATATACTTAGAGGAACATACTTAAGAATAAACGAAGCATTAAGAGGTGTTTGGTCAAAGAAGAAATTTCATAGAAAAGTAACTTGAAAGTTCTCTTTCGTTTCATAACCATTTTTAGTATAGTTATAGTATAAAAGGAACAATTGTCTTCATCCAGAGAGGGGTCTTTATATGATGCAGGAACTAACCG contains the following coding sequences:
- a CDS encoding general stress protein codes for the protein MAKNNEKNNKMSLEEAGKKGGETTAKKHDQEFYEEIGQKGGETTAKEHDKEFFQDIGKKGGETTAKNHDKEFYEDIGQKGGEKRAQQRKND